One stretch of Leadbetterella byssophila DSM 17132 DNA includes these proteins:
- a CDS encoding S41 family peptidase: MIKKITLIALTLMGQQLHAQTEPKWARYPAISPDGSTIVFTYKGDLYKVPSAGGQATQLTFHEAHDYQPVWSPDGKQIAFASDRYGNFDLFIMNAQGGEATRLTYHSNDEIPFSFTPDGKSVVFGGVRQDLPEHRQYPTASQPELYSVPVKGGRVNQILSVPAEYARFSKDGKTLIYHDKKGGENEWRKYHKSSITRDIWTYDTQTGKHTKITNFYGEDRQPIFTNGDKDIYYLSEESGTFNIFKTSLADPSKKTAITKLKTHPVRFLSSSNSGLLAFSYDGEIYTVKEGESPKKVNITIYTQEISNKDGVSPVNGGVSDFSISPNGKEVAFIARGEVFVGSVDGKITKRLTNSPEQERFVQFSPDGKSIIYASERDGRWQIFQTQKLRKEEPLFYASTLIEEKALVSNKNDNYIPKISPDGKKLAFIENRRTLKVMDLASSKTVTLLTPEQLYHMRDGDQYFEWSPDSKWLLASYKPTMSNGEIVILDAEGKKPMVNITQSGYNDYNAKWANGGKQILWFSNRHGMKDHANSGGSQADVYTLFLTKEGWEKFNLSKDEVALLKEMEPTKKDTAKTKEVAPIVIDWDGLTDRKARLTIHSSSLSDAILSKDGEKLYYLARFEKNANLWSTDLRTKETKMEIPLDGMGGSLEWDKEQKNLYFLSGGRLSKINPDSKKRDNINISGEVNLDSDAERKYMFEHVWLRTQKMFYTPDMHGADWNKLKKEYEKYVPHIGNSYEFAEMLSELLGELNVSHAGARYSRSIPNGDATASLGIFADFKHTGNGIRILEVLANGPLDKVAFQIKPGTIIEKIDGETITPEKDLAWYLNRKAGKFTLLEISEPGNAEKRQITVKPISLAEESALLYKRWVKKNQEEVDKLSNGTLGYVHIPGMNDGQFRNTYEEMMGKYADRKGVIVDTRFNGGGDLVSDLAMFFTGDKFLDYATKDRSVGYEPTFRWTKPTLAMFNEANYSDGHCFSCGYTDLNIGKTVGMPVPGTCSFAGWEVLSDGTRWGAVPISAKNKKGEWLENNETKPTFEVKNDPKLIAEGKDQQLEKAIEELLKDVK, translated from the coding sequence CCTCATGGGGCAGCAATTGCATGCCCAAACAGAACCTAAATGGGCGAGATACCCTGCTATCTCTCCGGATGGTTCAACTATCGTTTTCACCTATAAAGGTGATTTGTACAAAGTTCCAAGTGCAGGAGGTCAAGCTACTCAGCTGACTTTCCATGAAGCACACGACTACCAGCCGGTATGGAGTCCGGACGGGAAGCAGATAGCTTTTGCTTCTGATAGATACGGTAATTTTGACCTATTTATCATGAATGCTCAAGGTGGAGAAGCTACTCGCCTTACCTATCATTCTAACGATGAAATTCCGTTTTCATTCACTCCAGATGGAAAGTCAGTAGTATTCGGTGGAGTTCGTCAGGACTTACCTGAACACCGCCAGTATCCTACAGCTTCCCAACCGGAACTATATTCCGTTCCGGTAAAAGGCGGAAGAGTGAATCAGATTCTTTCTGTTCCTGCAGAATATGCCAGATTTAGCAAAGACGGAAAAACACTGATCTATCACGACAAGAAAGGTGGAGAAAACGAGTGGAGAAAGTACCACAAATCATCTATAACCAGAGACATTTGGACGTATGATACCCAGACCGGGAAGCATACGAAGATCACTAATTTCTACGGAGAAGATCGCCAACCTATATTTACTAATGGCGATAAGGACATCTACTACCTTAGCGAAGAAAGTGGTACGTTTAACATTTTCAAGACTAGCTTAGCAGATCCTTCGAAGAAAACAGCAATAACTAAGCTAAAAACTCATCCCGTTAGATTCCTTTCATCTTCTAATTCCGGTCTATTAGCTTTCTCCTATGATGGCGAGATCTATACCGTAAAAGAAGGTGAGTCACCTAAGAAGGTAAATATTACTATTTACACTCAAGAAATCTCTAACAAGGATGGAGTTTCACCGGTGAACGGTGGTGTGAGTGATTTCTCCATTTCCCCTAATGGTAAGGAAGTAGCATTCATTGCCAGAGGTGAGGTTTTTGTAGGTTCTGTTGACGGTAAGATCACAAAAAGATTGACTAACTCTCCGGAACAAGAACGTTTTGTACAGTTCTCTCCTGATGGAAAGAGCATCATCTATGCTAGTGAAAGAGACGGCAGATGGCAGATCTTCCAAACCCAGAAGTTGAGAAAAGAAGAACCTTTGTTCTATGCTTCTACACTAATTGAGGAGAAAGCCTTAGTAAGTAATAAGAATGATAATTACATTCCAAAGATCTCACCAGACGGCAAGAAATTAGCTTTCATAGAGAACAGAAGAACCTTAAAGGTAATGGACTTAGCTTCTTCTAAGACTGTTACCCTTCTTACTCCTGAACAATTATACCATATGCGTGATGGAGACCAATACTTCGAATGGAGCCCGGACAGCAAATGGTTACTCGCTTCGTATAAACCTACCATGTCAAATGGTGAGATAGTGATCCTGGACGCTGAAGGAAAGAAGCCTATGGTGAACATCACTCAGAGTGGCTATAATGATTATAATGCCAAATGGGCTAACGGAGGTAAGCAAATCCTTTGGTTCAGCAATAGACACGGTATGAAAGATCACGCAAACAGTGGTGGATCTCAGGCTGACGTTTATACTTTATTCCTAACCAAAGAAGGTTGGGAGAAATTCAACCTGTCGAAAGATGAAGTTGCCCTCCTAAAAGAAATGGAGCCGACTAAAAAGGATACCGCTAAAACCAAAGAGGTGGCTCCAATAGTGATCGACTGGGATGGATTAACAGACAGAAAAGCTCGTTTGACTATACACTCTTCTTCATTAAGTGACGCTATACTTTCTAAAGATGGTGAGAAACTTTATTATCTAGCCAGATTTGAGAAGAATGCTAACCTATGGAGTACAGATCTTCGTACCAAAGAAACCAAAATGGAAATTCCATTAGATGGTATGGGAGGAAGTCTAGAATGGGACAAAGAACAAAAGAACCTTTATTTCCTAAGTGGTGGTAGATTATCTAAGATCAATCCTGATTCTAAGAAAAGAGATAATATCAACATTTCCGGCGAAGTGAATTTGGATAGCGATGCGGAAAGAAAATACATGTTTGAGCACGTTTGGTTAAGAACTCAAAAGATGTTCTACACTCCGGATATGCATGGAGCAGATTGGAACAAACTGAAAAAAGAATATGAGAAGTACGTTCCTCATATTGGAAATAGTTATGAGTTTGCTGAAATGCTTTCTGAACTATTGGGTGAACTAAACGTTTCGCATGCAGGTGCAAGATATAGCAGATCTATTCCAAACGGAGATGCTACCGCCTCTCTAGGTATTTTTGCAGACTTCAAGCATACCGGTAACGGGATTCGTATTTTGGAGGTATTGGCTAATGGACCACTAGACAAGGTAGCGTTCCAAATCAAGCCTGGAACCATCATCGAGAAGATTGACGGAGAAACTATCACTCCTGAAAAGGACCTAGCGTGGTATTTAAACAGAAAGGCTGGTAAATTTACCTTACTGGAAATCTCTGAACCGGGTAATGCTGAAAAGCGTCAGATTACCGTAAAGCCAATCAGCTTAGCTGAAGAATCTGCATTGCTTTATAAGAGATGGGTGAAGAAAAATCAGGAAGAAGTAGACAAGTTGAGTAACGGTACCCTTGGATATGTTCATATCCCTGGAATGAATGACGGACAATTCCGTAATACTTATGAAGAAATGATGGGTAAATACGCTGACAGAAAAGGAGTGATCGTTGATACCCGTTTCAATGGAGGCGGTGACTTGGTATCAGACCTGGCTATGTTCTTTACAGGAGATAAATTCCTTGATTACGCTACAAAAGACAGATCTGTAGGATATGAGCCTACATTCCGGTGGACCAAGCCTACCTTAGCTATGTTTAACGAGGCTAACTACAGTGACGGACACTGCTTCTCTTGCGGATACACTGATCTGAACATAGGAAAGACAGTGGGTATGCCGGTTCCAGGAACATGTAGTTTCGCAGGATGGGAAGTACTAAGTGACGGTACCAGATGGGGTGCAGTGCCTATCTCAGCGAAAAATAAGAAAGGGGAATGGTTAGAAAACAATGAAACCAAACCTACTTTCGAAGTGAAAAA